Genomic DNA from Acidimicrobiales bacterium:
ATGCCGTGCTGGTCGGGCTTCCGCTGGCCCCGTTGTGTCGCGACGACTGTGCCGGGCCCGATCCCGAGCGTTATCCCGCCGTTACCGCCGACGAGTGGGAACGGCAGCTGGCCGAGAAGGCGGCAGAGCCGCCCGCTCCGGATCCCCGTTGGGCGGCGCTGTCGGACATCGAGCTCGACTGACCGAGCGAGGGGCGCGACGCGCGTTCAGCCTTCGATGTTGATGCCGCACACCTTCCAATCGCCGCCCTCCTTGACCATCAAGAACGCGATGGGCGCCGTCGGCTGACCGGCGATGTCGATGGTCCCCGAGACGTCACCGGTCGAGTCACCGTTCGTGTTCGACACGTTGACCGACGACAGGCGATAGCCGGTGATGTCGGCGTTGCCGAAGTAGTCGGTGAGGTCGCGTTGGGCGGTTTCGCCGAAGCAGCGAGCGTCCTTCGACGCCATGGCCGCAGCGGCATCGAGGTCGCCGGCGTCGACGGCAGCGAGGAACTCGTTGGCCTGGTCGATCGGACCCTTGACCGCTCGGTACAACACGAAGCTGCAGCCGCCGATGGCGAGGCCGAAGAGAGCGAAGATGCCGAGCACCCACGGCCAGATCTTGCGCTTGCGGCGCTGGGGCTCGGGAGCGTCGAACGCCGGGCCCGGTTGCTGGTAGCCCGGCTGCTGATACCCGGGCGGCTGATACCCCGGTTGTTGGTACGGCGGCGGTTGCTGCTGCGGCGATTGCGGGGATCCCGGCGGTGGGTAGGCAGTGGCCGGCGGCGGTACGGATCCTGGTGGTGTGGATCCCGGGGGTGCGGCTCCCGGCGGCGGGAACGACGGCGGTACGGGGTCACCCGATCCGGGATCCCACGGGGGTGGTGTGTTGGTCATGCCCGTTTCCCTCCTGGACGTGGCGGTCGCGGCGGTCGTGCCGCTGTGCTGCTTTCACGGCGCTGCTGGTCGCGGTGAGTTCGCCGCTTGCCGCAGTATGGCACCGTCGGTTGGTGGCGGTCTCGCTCGTGCGGTGAGCCCAACGTCTCGTTGTGACTCGCCGCCGCCGTGGAGGGAATCGGGATTCGGCCCCGTTATCCTTCAGCGTTCGTGCCACCGGCCGGTGTGCACATCGGATCGAGACGTTCAGGAACCCACTCATGGCCGTACCGAAGAAGAAGAAGTCGAAGGCCAAGACCCGCAGCCGTCGGGCAGGGAGCTGGAAGCTCAGCGCCCCGGCGATGAGCAGCTGCTCTCGCTGTGGCACCGCCAAGCTGCCGCACCGGGTCTGTGGTTCGTGCGGTTGGTACAAGGGCCGTCAGGCACTCGACGTCGGCTGAGCGCCGCTCGGCGCTGGCATCCACCTGCCATGACCACACGACGCTCATGAGCGGACGTCTGCCCGTTGCGCTCGACGCAATGGGGAGCGATAGCGGGCCATCGGTGCTGGTCGAAGGGGCGCGTCTGGCCGCTGAGCAGGGCGTCGGTGTCCTGTTGGTCGGCGATCCCGACCGCCTCGGCGACGTCGGCAGTCTCCCGATCAAGCCGGCGTCCGAGGTCGTCGAGATGGGCGCCGAGCCGGCCGCAAGCGTGCGGCGGCTGAAGGATTCCTCGATCGTGCGTGCGGCCGAGGCCGTTCGCGATGGCGAGGCGTGTGCCCTGGTCAGTGCCGGCAACACCGGCGCGGCCATGGCGGCATCCTTGTTGCGGATGGGCCGAATCAAAGGTCTGACCCGACCGGCCATCGCCGTGCCGTTCCCGGTCTTCGGCTCCACCGAGACCACACTCCTCGACTGCGGTGCCAATGCCGAGTGCCAGCCGGAGTGGCTGGTGCAATTCGCCGAGATGGGTGCCGTGCACAACCGCGTCCGCTTCGGTGTCGAACGCCCCCGGGTCGGGCTGCTCACCATCGGCGAGGAGGCGGGCAAGGGAAACCAGCTGGTCAAGGACGCAGCGAAGCTCCTCGAGGAGCCGGGATGGGCGGCCGACGTCGGCGCCGAGTACATCGGCAACGTCGAGGGTCGCGACCTGATGCTCGGCGTCTGCGATGTCATCGTCTGCGACGGGTTCACCGGCAACGTCGTGCTGAAGTCGATCGAGGGGGCGATGTTGGTCGCCCGGACCCAACTGCGGGCTGCCATGGCCTCGACGCCCGAAGGAGCGCAGGCCAGCGAGGTCATCGCGCCACTGATCAACCCGGTCATCGATCGTCTCGACACCGAGCAGACCGGTACGGCGCTCCTCTTGGGCGTCCGTGGGGTGTCGTGCATCTCACACGGTTCGTCCGATGCAGCCACGATCGCGCGTTCGATCATCACAGCGGCGGGCATCGCCGATGACGGCATCGTCGACCGCCTGCGCGACATGATCGACTCGCGTTCCTGAATCGAATTCAAGCACTCCACTCGGCCACGGACCGGCTACACTCTCGGCGTTCTGGCCCCTCCGAGGAGCACGAATGCCTGCCGAGACCCATATGGAGCAATCCCCAATGACCCGTGCCGAAGTCCTCGAACTGGTGCGCGACCGCTTGGCGGACATCCTGGAAATCGAACCCGAGGAAATCCGCGAAGGTGCGTCGTTCGCCGACGATCTCGAGGCCGACTCGCTTGCGCTCATCGAATTGGTCGAAGCGCTCGAGGAAGAACTCGCCGACCGCACGGTTGGCTTCCGGATCGACGACGAAGACCTGCAGGACCTCAAGTCCGTCCGCGATGCCGTCGACTACGTCTACGCCAAGGCGGGGGCCGAGTCCTGATCACGGCCGACAGCGAGAACTCCCTTCATGAGCGGCTCGGGTATGCGTTTCGAGATGAAGCGCTGCTGACCCTCGCGCTCACGCATCGGAGCTATTGCGCCGAGAACGACGACGCCGAGTCCAACGAGCGGCTCGAGTTCCTCGGCGACGCTGTCGTCGGGTTGGCGGTCACCGGCTACATCCATTCGGCCTACCCCGAACTGCCCGAGGGGCAACTGGCCAAGCTGCGAGCTTCGGTCGTCAACACCACCACGTTGGCCGACGTCGCCCAGCAGATCGGGCTGGGCGACGACCTCCGCCTCGGCCGTGGCGAGGAGATGTCCGGCGGGCGGAACAAGGAATCGATCCTCGCCGACGCCTTCGAGGCGGTGATCGGTGCGGTCTACGTCGACAGTGACTGGGAGCGTGCCAACGAGATCGTGCTCGAGTGTCTTGGCGAGCAGATCGCCCACGGGGCGCAGCGGCCGGGTCGACTCGACTACAAGACCCGCCTCCAAGAACTCACCGCGCAGCTCGAACTCGGCTCGCCGGTCTACCGCATCACCGGCTCGGGGCCGGACCACGACAAGAACTTCGTGGCTGTCGCGCTCGTGCAGGGGATCGCACGGGGCGAGGGCTCGGGTACATCCAAGAAACGGGCTGAACAAGCGGCGGCAAGCGCAGCGTGGTCGGCCCTCAATGCTTCACACGCAGGGGAAATGGGCGAGAGCAATGCTTGAACTTCCAGAGATCGAAACGCTGAAGCGAGATCTCGAACGCGACATCGCCGGGCGCAAGATCAAGAGCGTCGACATCAAGGTGCTCAAGACGATGCCGCGTCACCGTACGAAGAAGAGCTTCTCCGACCTGGTCGATGGAGCGAAGGTGGTCGTGGTCGAGCGCATCGACCTCGCCATCGTGCTGCAGTTGAACAACGAACACTCGATCGTGATCGAGCTCCTCGGCGATGCGTCGCTCTCCCGGGTGGCCAGCAAGGAGTCGACCGAGTCGGGAACGGCGCTCGTCTTCACCTTCACCCAGGGCGGCGACCTCCGAGTCGTCGACCCCGGGACCGATTCTCAGATCGCCGTGGTCCCGACCGAGGAACTGAACGACGTCCTACCGAACGCCGGTGGTCTCGATCTGTTGGCTCGCCCCATCTCGTGGGTGATCTTCGAGCGCTACATGAAGTCATTCGATGCGCCGCTCAAGACCGTGCTGACCGACCCGAGCGCCTTTGTCGGCATCGGCGACATCTACTCCGACGAGATCTTGTTCGACGCCGGGCTGCGCTTCGACCGTCCGGCCAACGAGTTGTCGACGCAGGAGCTGCGTCGCCTCTACCGATCGGTGGTCGGGATCCTCTACGACGCCATCAAGTACCGTGGGGTGTCGCTCGAGAGTCGCCCGTTCATCGATCTCACCGGTGCGCCGGGTGAGTACGGGGACCACCTGGCGGTCTATGGCAAGGACGGCGATCTCAGCCCCCGCTCTCGGCTCCCGATCGAGAAGGCGCAGTTCA
This window encodes:
- a CDS encoding phosphopantetheine-binding protein, with translation MTRAEVLELVRDRLADILEIEPEEIREGASFADDLEADSLALIELVEALEEELADRTVGFRIDDEDLQDLKSVRDAVDYVYAKAGAES
- the plsX gene encoding phosphate acyltransferase PlsX — its product is MSGRLPVALDAMGSDSGPSVLVEGARLAAEQGVGVLLVGDPDRLGDVGSLPIKPASEVVEMGAEPAASVRRLKDSSIVRAAEAVRDGEACALVSAGNTGAAMAASLLRMGRIKGLTRPAIAVPFPVFGSTETTLLDCGANAECQPEWLVQFAEMGAVHNRVRFGVERPRVGLLTIGEEAGKGNQLVKDAAKLLEEPGWAADVGAEYIGNVEGRDLMLGVCDVIVCDGFTGNVVLKSIEGAMLVARTQLRAAMASTPEGAQASEVIAPLINPVIDRLDTEQTGTALLLGVRGVSCISHGSSDAATIARSIITAAGIADDGIVDRLRDMIDSRS
- the rnc gene encoding ribonuclease III; this translates as MTADSENSLHERLGYAFRDEALLTLALTHRSYCAENDDAESNERLEFLGDAVVGLAVTGYIHSAYPELPEGQLAKLRASVVNTTTLADVAQQIGLGDDLRLGRGEEMSGGRNKESILADAFEAVIGAVYVDSDWERANEIVLECLGEQIAHGAQRPGRLDYKTRLQELTAQLELGSPVYRITGSGPDHDKNFVAVALVQGIARGEGSGTSKKRAEQAAASAAWSALNASHAGEMGESNA
- the rpmF gene encoding 50S ribosomal protein L32, which produces MAVPKKKKSKAKTRSRRAGSWKLSAPAMSSCSRCGTAKLPHRVCGSCGWYKGRQALDVG
- a CDS encoding DNA-formamidopyrimidine glycosylase family protein, which encodes MLELPEIETLKRDLERDIAGRKIKSVDIKVLKTMPRHRTKKSFSDLVDGAKVVVVERIDLAIVLQLNNEHSIVIELLGDASLSRVASKESTESGTALVFTFTQGGDLRVVDPGTDSQIAVVPTEELNDVLPNAGGLDLLARPISWVIFERYMKSFDAPLKTVLTDPSAFVGIGDIYSDEILFDAGLRFDRPANELSTQELRRLYRSVVGILYDAIKYRGVSLESRPFIDLTGAPGEYGDHLAVYGKDGDLSPRSRLPIEKAQFKGRTVYYCNTQV